The following proteins are co-located in the Candidatus Nitrotoga sp. AM1P genome:
- a CDS encoding UvrD-helicase domain-containing protein has translation MPAAFSVSEEDIAYAERILLNAGESFDSERREFIRNLDTVDLQAVPGSGKTTALLAKLLILDRHLPFEDGSGILVISHTNAAIDEIREQIGTHCASLFKHPNFVGTIQSFVNEFLAIPFFTNRYKKTPVRIDDDIYNQKFSKPPFNLAGFSAQESKNAKRYLMLNAKNLRWSLVNGKMNLTDEYGGKKIDFKKPRGNTKPVNYTDWSDDEKTKVCEWIFEFKLSMLKGGYLCYDDAYFLASASAAKNPQIKVMLQKRFMHVFVDEMQDMAQHQHSLLEDIFFDGGSSPCVYQRIGDKNQSIFDGKETLAQPFWNDRATVLQLNGSYRLSRMLANVVGSFAVSPLQIEGRRKNADGSDVAIKPHFLVFSDAKKEQVICLFASIIKTLVDEGKIPANPRNRYKAVAWATKKEDGKLRLCDYHPVFSRSEQQPKIDQPNLQSYIFHYNQEDRTLSSIEKNISNALLRILREEEVADITGAPYSKRKMCEFLKETKPDYWKTYEEKIYGWCLDVIRGNGNAVLLDIKNHLPGYLSQFDCTVNKSANFINDSNGSSASTATVAPKKSANILQYDGFDVEVSTVHSVKGETHTATLYMETFYEKGGGGNYESERLVNQLKGEAITATMHNRAKQSAKMVYVGFSRPTHLLCFAVHEIRFAKFEANIDQDVWQIVRL, from the coding sequence ATGCCTGCGGCGTTTAGTGTTTCGGAGGAGGATATCGCTTACGCAGAACGTATTCTTTTGAATGCGGGCGAATCGTTCGATTCGGAACGCAGAGAATTTATCAGGAACCTCGACACGGTCGATTTGCAAGCCGTGCCGGGCAGCGGTAAAACGACCGCACTGCTCGCCAAACTCCTTATTCTGGACCGTCACTTGCCGTTCGAAGACGGCTCTGGAATCTTGGTCATTTCTCATACCAATGCGGCAATAGACGAGATAAGGGAGCAAATAGGAACTCATTGCGCAAGCCTTTTCAAGCACCCGAATTTCGTAGGAACGATCCAGAGCTTCGTCAACGAATTTCTTGCGATCCCGTTCTTCACAAACAGGTACAAAAAAACACCTGTGCGGATCGACGACGACATCTACAATCAGAAATTCTCCAAACCGCCTTTTAACCTCGCAGGTTTTTCTGCCCAAGAAAGCAAGAACGCTAAACGTTACCTAATGTTGAACGCGAAGAACTTACGCTGGTCGCTCGTAAACGGAAAAATGAACCTAACGGACGAATACGGCGGAAAAAAAATCGATTTTAAAAAGCCGCGCGGAAATACCAAACCTGTGAATTACACGGACTGGAGTGACGACGAAAAAACTAAAGTCTGCGAGTGGATCTTCGAGTTCAAGCTGAGCATGCTGAAGGGTGGATACCTTTGCTATGACGATGCGTATTTCCTAGCAAGCGCCTCTGCTGCAAAGAACCCGCAGATCAAAGTGATGCTCCAAAAAAGGTTTATGCATGTGTTCGTTGACGAAATGCAGGACATGGCGCAGCACCAGCACAGTCTTTTGGAAGACATTTTCTTTGACGGGGGATCGAGCCCCTGCGTTTATCAGAGGATTGGAGACAAAAACCAATCTATTTTCGACGGAAAGGAAACCTTGGCGCAGCCTTTTTGGAATGACAGGGCGACCGTATTGCAATTGAATGGCAGTTACCGTCTGAGTCGCATGCTCGCCAACGTAGTCGGCTCTTTTGCGGTAAGTCCTCTTCAAATTGAAGGGCGGCGGAAAAACGCCGATGGTAGTGACGTTGCGATCAAGCCGCATTTCCTAGTATTTTCGGACGCAAAAAAGGAACAGGTGATTTGCCTTTTTGCGTCGATCATAAAAACATTGGTAGACGAAGGAAAAATTCCTGCAAACCCGCGCAATAGATACAAAGCTGTTGCGTGGGCGACGAAAAAGGAAGACGGGAAACTGCGTTTATGCGACTACCATCCCGTCTTTTCAAGAAGCGAACAGCAACCGAAAATCGATCAACCTAATCTCCAAAGTTACATTTTCCACTACAACCAGGAAGATCGCACGCTATCATCAATCGAGAAGAATATTAGTAACGCGTTGCTTAGAATCCTGAGAGAGGAGGAGGTTGCCGATATCACCGGAGCCCCATATTCAAAAAGGAAAATGTGTGAATTTTTGAAGGAAACAAAACCCGACTATTGGAAGACGTATGAAGAAAAAATATATGGGTGGTGCCTAGACGTTATACGTGGCAATGGTAATGCGGTACTGCTAGATATAAAAAACCATTTGCCGGGCTATCTTTCGCAGTTCGATTGCACGGTTAACAAAAGCGCTAATTTCATTAATGACAGTAACGGTTCTTCCGCCTCAACGGCGACAGTCGCACCCAAGAAATCCGCCAATATTCTACAGTACGACGGCTTCGACGTGGAGGTATCAACGGTGCACAGCGTCAAGGGCGAAACCCATACCGCTACTTTATATATGGAGACGTTCTACGAAAAAGGCGGTGGCGGGAACTACGAGTCAGAGCGCCTGGTAAATCAATTGAAAGGAGAAGCCATAACGGCCACCATGCACAATCGAGCCAAACAGTCCGCGAAGATGGTCTACGTCGGTTTTTCGCGACCGACCCACCTGCTTTGCTTTGCGGTACACGAAATCAGATTTGCCAAGTTCGAGGCGAACATAGATCAAGACGTTTGGCAGATCGTGCGACTATAA
- a CDS encoding ATP-dependent nuclease, with product MHLSNLKLWNFRKFGNAAVFALETPHLDLNFNSGLNVLIGENDSGKSAIIDAIRIVLKTHSYDWSRIDNDDFHNTQRRLRIELVLSGIEPDEGKNFTEFLSWETVGENIIPSLRLILDVKKNVVSGQILPYEVRAGADTDGKQLSPEAKEYLKVTYLKPLRDAEEELIARKNSRLSQILIGHEAFKNRGDDHLLMELLKNFNSSIENYFDGNNNVGAKIKDQHGKGLKDKIDTYIQSLYEPGKKTGLAVTERGQLRSLLEKLELSIQGEIRPGLGTLNRLFMASELLHLNKNNWTGIRLGLIEELEAHLHPQAQMQAIETFQKQHSVQLIMTTHSPNIGSKLELKNLVICSGDEAFPMSDEYTELKKDDYVFLQRFLDVTKSNLFFAKGVILVEGWSEELLLPELAKLIGCNLTEKGVAVINVSCLAFIRYANIFKRKNAPFFSKPVAVVTDVDIYPTDEDGPVPGDKAKLVKATANKAANYDGQSVQSFIAPHWTLEYCLSKSAAFGDEFARIVKEVHSGTDWADFDAILARKLKDKSLSKTEIANRLAQACADGKVDKSKMVADVHVAYLVKAIEYACGV from the coding sequence ATGCACCTTTCCAATCTCAAGCTATGGAATTTCAGAAAATTCGGCAACGCTGCCGTATTCGCTCTGGAGACGCCGCATCTCGACCTGAATTTCAATTCCGGACTAAACGTCCTTATCGGGGAAAATGATTCGGGTAAATCCGCCATCATCGACGCTATTCGAATCGTGTTAAAAACACATAGCTATGACTGGTCGAGAATCGACAACGACGATTTCCACAACACGCAACGCAGGCTAAGGATTGAATTAGTCCTGTCGGGGATTGAACCGGACGAAGGGAAGAATTTTACCGAATTCCTTTCCTGGGAGACGGTAGGAGAAAACATCATACCATCCCTTCGTCTCATTCTTGACGTGAAGAAAAATGTCGTCTCTGGCCAGATTTTGCCCTACGAAGTTCGCGCGGGAGCTGACACTGACGGAAAACAGTTAAGCCCGGAAGCGAAAGAATATCTGAAAGTCACGTATCTCAAGCCGTTGAGGGATGCCGAAGAAGAACTTATCGCGAGAAAAAATTCGCGGCTTTCACAGATTCTCATTGGACACGAGGCGTTCAAGAACCGAGGCGACGATCATCTTTTAATGGAATTGCTGAAAAATTTCAATTCGTCTATCGAAAACTATTTCGATGGCAACAATAACGTAGGCGCTAAAATCAAAGACCAGCACGGCAAAGGACTGAAAGATAAGATCGACACTTATATCCAGTCGCTCTACGAACCCGGCAAGAAAACAGGCTTAGCCGTAACGGAGCGAGGCCAGCTCAGGAGCCTGTTGGAAAAATTGGAGCTCTCGATTCAGGGTGAAATCAGGCCGGGACTTGGAACGCTCAACCGCCTTTTCATGGCATCCGAACTGTTGCACTTGAACAAAAACAACTGGACTGGAATACGGCTCGGGCTGATCGAGGAGCTGGAAGCGCACTTGCATCCACAGGCGCAGATGCAAGCCATCGAGACATTCCAAAAGCAGCACAGCGTGCAGCTCATCATGACAACCCATAGCCCAAACATCGGTTCGAAACTCGAACTCAAGAATCTCGTGATCTGTAGCGGAGACGAGGCTTTCCCAATGAGCGACGAGTATACCGAACTCAAGAAAGACGATTATGTTTTTCTCCAACGCTTTCTTGATGTCACGAAGTCGAACCTTTTTTTCGCCAAGGGTGTGATCTTAGTGGAAGGCTGGTCGGAAGAATTGCTACTGCCGGAATTAGCGAAACTGATCGGCTGCAACTTGACAGAAAAAGGCGTGGCCGTCATCAACGTGAGCTGCCTGGCCTTTATACGCTACGCGAATATATTCAAGCGCAAAAATGCCCCATTTTTTTCTAAACCCGTCGCCGTTGTAACGGATGTAGATATCTATCCGACTGACGAAGACGGTCCCGTCCCAGGCGACAAGGCGAAGCTGGTCAAGGCTACGGCAAACAAAGCCGCGAACTACGATGGCCAATCCGTGCAGTCATTCATCGCACCTCATTGGACGCTTGAATATTGCCTTTCAAAATCCGCCGCATTCGGGGACGAATTTGCGAGGATCGTCAAGGAGGTGCACAGCGGAACAGACTGGGCGGACTTCGACGCTATCCTTGCCAGGAAACTTAAAGACAAGTCGCTGTCCAAGACGGAAATCGCAAACCGATTGGCGCAGGCGTGCGCGGACGGAAAGGTGGATAAATCGAAAATGGTAGCCGACGTGCACGTCGCCTACCTTGTGAAGGCCATCGAGTATGCCTGCGGCGTTTAG
- a CDS encoding Fic family protein — MASPSESLAASLEALKRLQDQGIVAIRTSQITRTHRQRLLKNGFIREVMRGWYIPTRPDEVPGESTAWYSSFWTFCADYLNERFGDDWCLSPEQSMTLFAGDWTVPKQVIVRSPKGGNKPLSLPYETSIFDVRLATPPPLDIETNSGMRVFSLPAGLIATSPTHFTAQPIVMRAALAAITDASEVLVRLLEGGHSTIAGRLAGAFRNIGRTTIADSIIETMRAAGYTVNEVDPFKGLPHVALSSRETSPYVNRVTMIWQKMREDVLEYFPVPPGRPTDKSTYLQHVDDVYAIDAYNSLSIEGYRVSAELIERVRSGDWNPDSIETDRNQRDALAARGYWQAFQRVKNSVGKVLSNENAGTVANADHGAWYRELFGPSITAGLLRPADLAGYRSGPVFIRRSTHVPPNRDAVRELMPAFFELLEKEAEPAVRVVMGHFIFVYIHPYFDGNGRMGRFLMNVMLASGGYPWTVIPVTRRNDYMGTLEKASAEGDIVPFAKFLGQLLMGDGK; from the coding sequence ATGGCATCACCATCCGAAAGCCTCGCCGCCTCCCTCGAAGCCCTTAAAAGGCTTCAGGATCAAGGGATCGTGGCCATCCGAACGAGTCAAATAACTCGTACACACAGGCAGCGACTGCTCAAGAACGGCTTCATCCGCGAGGTCATGAGGGGCTGGTACATACCCACCCGCCCCGACGAAGTGCCGGGTGAAAGTACAGCTTGGTATTCGTCTTTCTGGACATTCTGCGCCGACTATCTAAACGAACGCTTCGGCGACGACTGGTGCCTTAGTCCTGAACAGTCAATGACCCTATTTGCCGGCGATTGGACGGTGCCGAAACAAGTGATTGTCCGCTCACCGAAAGGCGGCAACAAGCCCCTATCCCTTCCCTACGAGACCTCGATATTCGATGTTCGACTGGCTACGCCTCCGCCGCTGGATATTGAAACCAATAGCGGCATGCGTGTTTTCAGTCTTCCTGCCGGTCTCATTGCGACCTCGCCAACACATTTCACTGCGCAGCCTATCGTCATGCGCGCTGCTCTGGCTGCGATCACTGACGCGTCCGAAGTTCTTGTCCGCTTGCTTGAAGGCGGGCACAGCACGATTGCGGGAAGACTGGCCGGGGCATTTCGCAACATTGGCCGAACCACAATCGCAGACAGCATTATTGAGACGATGCGAGCTGCAGGATACACGGTGAACGAAGTTGACCCGTTCAAGGGTCTGCCACATGTGGCGCTTAGCTCACGTGAAACTTCGCCTTATGTGAACAGGGTGACCATGATATGGCAAAAAATGAGGGAGGACGTTCTTGAGTATTTTCCCGTTCCGCCAGGAAGGCCAACCGACAAGTCCACGTATCTTCAGCATGTTGATGATGTCTACGCGATCGACGCCTACAACTCACTTTCCATTGAAGGCTACCGGGTCAGCGCAGAGCTGATTGAACGAGTTCGTTCTGGAGACTGGAACCCCGACTCCATTGAGACGGACCGTAACCAGCGAGATGCTCTTGCCGCCCGTGGCTACTGGCAGGCCTTCCAGCGTGTAAAGAACAGCGTTGGCAAAGTCCTAAGCAATGAAAATGCAGGCACCGTCGCGAATGCCGATCACGGAGCGTGGTATCGAGAGCTATTTGGACCGAGCATCACTGCAGGCCTTCTTCGTCCTGCCGACCTTGCCGGTTATCGCAGCGGCCCGGTTTTTATCCGTCGCTCGACACACGTTCCGCCCAATCGCGACGCTGTACGCGAACTCATGCCCGCGTTCTTCGAGCTTCTCGAAAAAGAAGCCGAGCCTGCTGTTCGTGTTGTCATGGGGCACTTCATTTTTGTCTACATCCACCCCTATTTTGACGGAAACGGGCGCATGGGCCGCTTCTTGATGAACGTGATGCTTGCATCGGGCGGCTACCCATGGACCGTCATCCCCGTGACCCGGCGCAACGACTACATGGGGACATTGGAGAAGGCTAGCGCAGAGGGAGACATCGTTCCTTTTGCTAAATTTCTAGGCCAGCTCCTAATGGGAGATGGAAAGTAG
- a CDS encoding type II toxin-antitoxin system ParD family antitoxin codes for MATVKKISVALPPEMVALVHQAVSTGEYSSSSEVIREALRAWKHERTLRQQALDELRSAIRDGINSGPIENFNMEELIAQAKTLRRAEKAQ; via the coding sequence ATGGCAACCGTCAAAAAAATCAGTGTCGCCCTTCCCCCTGAAATGGTGGCCCTTGTCCACCAAGCAGTGAGCACAGGCGAATATTCCTCAAGCAGTGAAGTGATCCGCGAGGCGTTGCGCGCGTGGAAACACGAACGAACATTGCGGCAGCAGGCCCTCGATGAACTACGCTCTGCCATCAGAGATGGTATCAACAGCGGCCCCATTGAGAATTTCAACATGGAAGAATTAATAGCTCAAGCCAAGACCCTGCGCCGCGCCGAGAAAGCTCAATAA
- a CDS encoding type II toxin-antitoxin system RelE/ParE family toxin, producing MVQRYVVTATAESDLLEIWRYIAEDNEMAADRLLRELAEKFSLLTQQPGLGRERPELYPAVRSFPVGHYVIFYRGLEQQDIEITRVLHSARDLGLIEFHPPYGSSN from the coding sequence ATGGTGCAGCGCTATGTTGTCACTGCCACGGCAGAATCCGATTTACTGGAAATCTGGCGCTATATTGCGGAGGACAATGAAATGGCCGCGGACAGGCTGCTGCGAGAGCTCGCGGAAAAATTTTCTCTTTTGACACAGCAACCAGGCTTGGGTCGGGAGCGGCCGGAGCTGTACCCGGCAGTGCGATCCTTTCCTGTAGGCCATTATGTTATTTTTTATCGCGGCCTTGAGCAGCAGGACATAGAAATTACCCGCGTTCTTCACAGTGCGCGAGATCTGGGGCTGATTGAATTTCACCCCCCATATGGGTCATCAAATTAA
- a CDS encoding dimethylarginine dimethylaminohydrolase family protein, with amino-acid sequence MKIFLMCDPRYFEVSYVINPWMAGNQGRENKKLAAKQWKNLYDILSRKASIKLIEPVAGLPDMVFTANGGFVYRDHEVIVSSFRYPERQGESSYFSQFFENSGYRIKRLNSDIQFEGAGDALYDSNGRVWIGYGHRSDVQALDEIATILQAQVNGLTLVDPRWYHLDTAFCPLVNGYVLAYEQAFTSQSVNKIKNEFNNRVIWVSDEDANNFACNAVNIGNDIILYKVSNELKATLSKHNFSIIEVDVSEFMKAGGACKCLTLEL; translated from the coding sequence ATGAAAATATTTCTGATGTGTGATCCCAGATATTTCGAAGTCAGCTATGTCATCAACCCTTGGATGGCGGGAAACCAAGGGCGGGAAAATAAAAAGTTGGCGGCGAAGCAATGGAAAAATTTATATGACATTCTCTCCAGAAAAGCATCAATCAAACTGATCGAGCCGGTAGCTGGGTTGCCGGATATGGTGTTCACAGCCAATGGCGGTTTTGTATACCGTGATCACGAAGTAATTGTGTCTTCATTCCGCTATCCGGAAAGGCAGGGAGAGTCGTCATACTTCAGCCAGTTCTTTGAGAATTCCGGCTATCGTATCAAGCGGCTAAATAGCGATATACAATTCGAAGGGGCGGGTGATGCGCTCTATGATTCCAATGGACGAGTGTGGATTGGTTACGGGCATAGGAGCGATGTACAAGCATTAGATGAAATCGCCACAATCTTACAGGCTCAGGTAAACGGACTGACTCTTGTTGACCCAAGGTGGTATCACCTGGATACCGCATTTTGCCCTTTGGTAAATGGGTATGTTCTCGCATATGAACAAGCATTCACGTCTCAAAGCGTTAATAAAATTAAGAACGAATTCAACAACAGAGTCATTTGGGTTTCGGATGAGGATGCCAATAACTTTGCCTGCAATGCGGTGAATATCGGCAACGATATCATTTTATATAAGGTCTCGAACGAGTTGAAGGCTACGCTCAGTAAACATAATTTTTCCATTATCGAGGTTGATGTTTCAGAATTCATGAAAGCGGGGGGCGCATGCAAATGCCTCACCTTGGAGCTATGA
- the rnk gene encoding nucleoside diphosphate kinase regulator: MINLPNITVSSLDLARLNHLIDTLPIDSQPELDNLRYELDRAIVIAPENIPATVVTMNSTIRFIIEPTGKTFELTLSYPEDALGKPSRISVLAPVGSALLGLAIGQQMEWPVPGGNTIKVRVLDISYQPERSGEYTK, encoded by the coding sequence GTGATCAATCTTCCCAATATCACCGTTTCGAGCCTGGATCTAGCGCGGCTCAACCATTTAATAGATACGCTGCCAATAGATTCACAGCCCGAATTGGACAATCTGCGGTATGAATTGGATCGTGCGATAGTAATTGCGCCGGAGAATATCCCGGCAACCGTTGTAACCATGAACTCAACCATTCGCTTTATTATTGAGCCGACGGGAAAGACGTTCGAACTGACACTGTCATATCCTGAGGACGCGTTGGGGAAGCCCAGTCGGATTTCCGTGTTAGCGCCGGTCGGTAGCGCGTTGCTGGGACTGGCAATCGGTCAGCAGATGGAATGGCCGGTACCCGGAGGCAATACCATAAAGGTACGGGTGCTCGATATCAGTTACCAACCAGAAAGGTCGGGCGAATATACAAAGTGA
- a CDS encoding outer membrane beta-barrel protein, with translation MKLIKIVCTVGLLGASSVFSIPAALAVSAMGEHTFYVGGSIGEAGYRAFPSRVPNIDDKDTGYKIYGGYQIDKNWGVETTYFDLGKATVHDSVNNGFAITPVYASIGATAWGFAGTFTTPIYNNVSLFGKIGLIRSELKARASIRGVDNQAKEFSTGVNFGLGAKYDFTRNFVIRAEWERLEMQVNNQMSTVNSDVDFLSAGITYKF, from the coding sequence ATGAAACTGATAAAAATAGTTTGCACAGTCGGACTGCTGGGAGCAAGCAGTGTTTTTAGCATACCCGCAGCATTAGCAGTATCTGCCATGGGTGAGCATACATTCTACGTCGGCGGCAGCATCGGCGAGGCCGGGTATAGAGCCTTCCCATCCAGAGTGCCCAATATCGATGACAAGGATACTGGATACAAGATATATGGCGGCTATCAGATCGACAAAAACTGGGGAGTCGAAACTACCTACTTTGATTTGGGCAAAGCCACTGTTCACGACTCTGTAAATAATGGCTTTGCCATAACTCCTGTCTATGCATCTATTGGTGCTACTGCTTGGGGATTTGCAGGTACTTTCACTACACCCATCTATAATAATGTTTCGTTATTCGGCAAGATTGGTTTGATTAGAAGTGAATTAAAAGCTAGGGCTTCTATTCGTGGCGTAGATAATCAAGCAAAAGAGTTCAGTACCGGTGTCAACTTCGGCCTCGGCGCGAAATATGACTTCACCCGCAATTTCGTCATTCGTGCAGAGTGGGAACGTTTAGAAATGCAAGTAAATAATCAAATGTCCACTGTCAACTCCGACGTAGATTTCCTGTCGGCAGGTATCACATACAAATTCTGA
- a CDS encoding ISL3 family transposase: protein MESKELHRHLLGINEPWRVERVDLDMTRGQVDVYVEHAKGVRFSCPKCGQEHAVYDHSAERTWRHLDSCQFMTYLHASPPRVSCPEHGVLQARLPWADEGSRFTHLFEALAVNVLLAANIERAAGLLRISWGQAWNLTERAVLRGRAAKRYALPKQIGVDEKAIAKGHQYMTLVCDLGQATVEYIGKGRREESLGAYFKAFGTERCVGIEAISLDMWPAFINACRDWVPEADGKMVFDRFHIMRHILEAVDKVRKQEHKALMDKGDTTLVKSKYLWLTNPSNMADQAKKRFKELQSSELKTARAWALKEVLRKLWSYTSMAWALKFWKRWYYWATHSRLQPMIDAAKLIARHLPNVLTYFKHRITNAVAEGLNSKIATVQKRACGFRNRDHFKIAIYFHCGGLDLYPVQATHGKVG from the coding sequence ATGGAAAGCAAAGAGCTGCACCGGCACTTGCTGGGGATAAACGAACCGTGGAGGGTCGAACGCGTTGATCTGGACATGACGCGAGGACAGGTTGATGTGTATGTTGAACATGCGAAAGGAGTGCGATTTTCCTGCCCGAAATGCGGACAAGAACATGCCGTATACGACCATTCTGCCGAACGCACTTGGCGGCACTTGGATAGTTGCCAATTTATGACCTACCTGCATGCCAGTCCGCCACGTGTATCGTGCCCTGAGCATGGCGTACTTCAAGCGCGCCTGCCATGGGCAGATGAAGGAAGTCGCTTTACCCACCTGTTCGAGGCGCTGGCAGTGAACGTCCTGCTGGCAGCTAATATAGAACGTGCCGCCGGTCTGCTGCGCATTAGCTGGGGTCAAGCATGGAATCTGACAGAGCGTGCAGTATTGCGTGGACGTGCTGCCAAGAGATATGCACTGCCCAAGCAGATCGGCGTGGACGAGAAAGCCATTGCTAAGGGGCATCAGTACATGACCTTGGTTTGTGATTTGGGGCAAGCGACGGTGGAATACATTGGCAAGGGGCGCCGAGAAGAAAGTCTGGGCGCCTACTTTAAAGCCTTTGGCACAGAACGTTGCGTCGGCATAGAAGCGATCAGTCTCGATATGTGGCCAGCCTTCATCAACGCCTGCCGAGACTGGGTGCCGGAGGCGGATGGCAAGATGGTGTTTGACCGCTTCCACATCATGCGACATATCCTTGAGGCGGTGGACAAGGTAAGGAAGCAGGAACACAAAGCGCTGATGGATAAAGGGGACACTACGTTGGTCAAGAGCAAGTACCTGTGGCTGACCAATCCGTCCAACATGGCCGACCAAGCTAAAAAGCGCTTCAAGGAACTGCAAAGCAGCGAGCTCAAGACTGCCCGTGCGTGGGCGCTCAAAGAGGTGCTGCGGAAGTTGTGGAGCTACACGTCTATGGCCTGGGCGCTGAAGTTCTGGAAGCGCTGGTATTACTGGGCGACGCACAGCCGCTTGCAGCCCATGATCGATGCGGCAAAATTGATTGCGCGGCACTTGCCGAATGTGTTGACCTATTTCAAACATCGCATCACCAATGCTGTGGCTGAAGGGTTGAACTCAAAGATTGCAACTGTACAAAAACGTGCCTGTGGATTCAGGAACCGTGACCATTTCAAGATCGCTATCTATTTTCATTGCGGCGGCCTTGATCTGTATCCGGTTCAGGCTACCCATGGGAAAGTCGGATGA
- a CDS encoding CsgG/HfaB family protein — translation MVYCPDLIQLKTIKRGIAIIVAILSTGCAIQTPPIVQKESPQSAAFQRAAQQAVISQTPLKPTLKRKIALGRITNETSYGRSLLRDQFNDPLGKQVTDLMSKALTESGAYLVFERPDLNRVLIENEIGGDKLNLIGVDALIVGSLTEFGRKTVGATGFASSSKKQVAFAKIDVRVVDTNNGHVFFAASGSGEASTETASTFGFGSQAAYDGTLNDAAIRQAVSDAINRLTSELSGHPWETYILKAEENLIYIGGGKSQGIRPGMTFSVQTKGEKVKSPQTGAEILLPGKEVAQIRIDSLFGEGELNEGSTGTLISGSTHAYKPDQLIIRYTGKQ, via the coding sequence ATGGTCTATTGTCCAGATTTAATCCAGTTAAAAACAATAAAAAGGGGCATTGCGATTATCGTTGCAATACTATCCACAGGATGTGCAATTCAGACGCCACCCATTGTTCAAAAAGAGTCACCGCAGTCAGCAGCATTTCAAAGGGCCGCTCAACAGGCGGTAATTTCTCAAACACCTCTTAAACCAACACTCAAGCGGAAAATCGCTCTTGGCCGGATTACAAATGAAACCAGTTATGGGCGATCTTTATTACGTGATCAATTTAATGATCCTCTAGGTAAGCAAGTAACCGATTTAATGAGCAAGGCACTCACAGAGTCCGGTGCTTACCTAGTCTTTGAACGGCCAGATCTCAATCGCGTTCTAATTGAAAATGAAATTGGAGGAGACAAACTTAATCTGATCGGTGTAGATGCACTTATCGTAGGCTCTTTGACCGAATTTGGTCGCAAGACCGTGGGGGCAACAGGCTTCGCTTCTTCAAGTAAAAAGCAAGTAGCATTTGCAAAAATTGACGTTCGAGTGGTAGATACCAACAATGGTCATGTCTTTTTTGCAGCTTCCGGTTCTGGCGAGGCATCAACTGAAACTGCTTCTACATTTGGATTTGGTTCGCAAGCGGCCTATGACGGGACACTCAACGATGCGGCCATCCGACAAGCCGTTTCCGATGCGATTAACCGACTCACTTCGGAATTGAGTGGCCATCCCTGGGAGACATACATCTTAAAAGCTGAAGAGAATCTTATCTACATCGGCGGAGGAAAGAGTCAGGGGATTCGCCCAGGAATGACGTTCTCCGTGCAAACAAAAGGGGAGAAAGTTAAGTCACCACAAACAGGGGCAGAGATTTTACTTCCGGGAAAAGAGGTTGCTCAAATACGCATCGATTCGTTATTTGGCGAAGGCGAATTAAACGAGGGATCCACGGGTACTTTAATTTCTGGATCCACCCATGCTTACAAGCCTGATCAACTTATCATCCGTTATACAGGTAAACAATAA
- a CDS encoding DUF4810 domain-containing protein encodes MIRIFLSALFVISLSGCATDSGLYQWGGYENDLYAAYKDTAQLEKLRINLETHTILLEKNGQKVAPGLYAELGTLYLQSGAPAKAIVMYKKERDMWPESRGLMSAMIQNLERRQKATQDTKI; translated from the coding sequence ATGATCCGTATTTTTCTGAGTGCATTATTTGTTATTTCTTTATCGGGCTGTGCTACAGATTCTGGTCTGTATCAATGGGGGGGTTACGAAAATGATCTTTATGCCGCCTACAAAGATACGGCTCAACTTGAAAAACTTCGTATAAATCTTGAGACGCACACGATACTCTTGGAAAAAAATGGTCAGAAAGTTGCGCCAGGACTTTATGCTGAGCTGGGAACGCTTTACTTACAATCGGGTGCCCCCGCTAAAGCTATCGTCATGTACAAGAAAGAGCGCGATATGTGGCCTGAAAGTAGAGGTTTAATGTCGGCAATGATTCAAAATCTGGAAAGAAGACAAAAAGCAACTCAGGATACAAAAATATGA